A portion of the Eubacterium maltosivorans genome contains these proteins:
- a CDS encoding transketolase C-terminal domain-containing protein, producing the protein MSEKLFVSGDEAVALAVRQAKPHVIAAYPITPQTIVVERLANYVEDGSLDSQYMYVESEHSAMSAVIGSAAMGARSFTATSSQGLLYMVEGLHYASGSRFPIVMMNANRSLAAPWNIYGDQRDSLSQLESGWIQLYVENVQEAFDTTIQAFKIAEDPEVMTPVMVNLDGFVLTHTYEPLDLTDQEMVDAYIPYQDYINKLNLEEPVSTCITAGPTYNTEFRYQQQIAMLKAEKVIGESDEEFGRLFGRTYGGMVEAYRCEDAEVILVTIGSVTGTARVVVDAYRAEGKKVGLLKLRCVRPFPTEKVAAVVKNAKAVGVMERDISFGFEGAVYSDFNSALKQQGVDVPTYNYVGGLGGRSISKEDISSIFDALLEGNTEKPVEFINVRRDIDYGA; encoded by the coding sequence ATGAGCGAAAAATTATTTGTATCCGGCGATGAGGCTGTCGCATTGGCGGTTAGACAGGCAAAACCGCACGTGATTGCCGCTTACCCCATTACACCTCAGACAATTGTAGTAGAACGCCTGGCTAATTATGTGGAGGATGGCAGTCTTGACAGCCAGTACATGTATGTGGAATCTGAGCACAGTGCCATGTCGGCGGTTATCGGCTCCGCTGCCATGGGCGCCCGGTCTTTTACCGCGACATCAAGCCAAGGGCTTTTGTACATGGTAGAAGGTCTGCACTATGCCAGCGGCTCCCGTTTCCCGATTGTCATGATGAACGCAAACCGTTCACTGGCAGCGCCCTGGAATATTTACGGCGATCAGAGAGACTCTTTATCTCAGTTGGAATCAGGATGGATTCAACTGTATGTTGAAAACGTTCAAGAAGCCTTTGACACCACCATTCAGGCTTTTAAAATTGCTGAGGATCCTGAGGTTATGACACCAGTCATGGTGAATCTGGACGGTTTTGTTTTAACCCATACTTACGAGCCGCTTGACCTGACGGATCAGGAGATGGTAGACGCCTATATCCCATACCAGGATTACATCAACAAGCTTAACCTGGAAGAACCGGTGAGCACCTGCATTACCGCGGGACCGACCTATAACACAGAATTCCGTTATCAGCAGCAGATCGCAATGCTGAAGGCTGAGAAGGTGATTGGTGAAAGTGATGAGGAATTCGGTAGATTGTTCGGCCGCACCTACGGCGGTATGGTAGAAGCGTATCGGTGTGAGGATGCCGAAGTGATTCTGGTGACAATCGGCAGCGTGACAGGAACAGCCCGCGTGGTTGTGGATGCCTACCGCGCAGAAGGTAAAAAGGTTGGCCTGCTGAAGCTTCGCTGTGTACGCCCGTTCCCGACGGAAAAGGTAGCGGCGGTCGTTAAAAACGCCAAAGCAGTCGGTGTCATGGAACGCGACATCAGCTTTGGATTTGAAGGTGCAGTCTACTCTGACTTCAATTCTGCCCTCAAACAGCAGGGCGTGGATGTGCCGACCTATAATTACGTTGGTGGCTTAGGCGGCCGCAGTATCTCAAAGGAAGATATCAGTAGTATTTTTGACGCGCTGCTGGAAGGCAATACGGAAAAGCCTGTTGAATTTATTAATGTAAGGAGGGACATTGATTATGGTGCTTAA